GATCGCCGTCTCGTCGGCTGAGCTGGCGCTGCTCTTCCTCACCGCGACCCTGACCGCGGGCCCGCTCTGGGCCCGGGTGGCGTGGGGGGCGTGGTGGGTCTGGGATGCGCGGCTCTCCTTCACGCTGATTCTCTGGTTCATCAACATCGGCTACTTCATGCTGCGGGGGGCGGCGGAGAACCCCGAGCAGGGCAAGCGCTTCGCCTCCATCCTGGCGCTGGTCGCGGCGGCCGACGTCCCGCTGATCCACATGAGCGTCTACTGGTTCCGGACTCAGCACCCAAAGCCGGTGGTAATGAACCCGGAGGGGCCGACGGCCGCGCCGGAGATCGTGCAGACTCTGCTCTTTTCGACGCTGGCCTTCACCGTTCTCTTCGCCGGCCTGCTGCTCTACCGCTACGGCTTCGAGCGCCTCAAGCGGCATCTGGATTTGCTGCGCGCCCGGGCGGGTTACGATGGCGGCTCGATGGAAGGGGCGGTGCGGCGATGAA
The DNA window shown above is from Longimicrobiaceae bacterium and carries:
- the ccsA gene encoding cytochrome c biogenesis protein CcsA, with product MDPVVQSDLGPLKPIRRWAVRLTVLGGLLVLVALWMVFFYAPTEREMGIIQRIYYIHVPTAWLGELAIGILALCSLGYLWLRDDRLDAIAVSSAELALLFLTATLTAGPLWARVAWGAWWVWDARLSFTLILWFINIGYFMLRGAAENPEQGKRFASILALVAAADVPLIHMSVYWFRTQHPKPVVMNPEGPTAAPEIVQTLLFSTLAFTVLFAGLLLYRYGFERLKRHLDLLRARAGYDGGSMEGAVRR